The DNA sequence TTCGTTTTGGCCGCAGTCGAGCCAGGGGACAGATTCGGGAGAGTTTTCCTGTCAGGGCAACAATGAGACTCAGAGGAGTGGCTCGGAGAGCGATCTAAGAACCTTTATTTTCCCTGATTTGGGGAGTTGAAACTGAGTCTCAATTTCCTTATATTAGAATGTTCCGAGTGAATCGCAAATCAATCGCATGTTTCTGTATCCCTTTAAGTTGAGACCAGTAAAGAGATGACGTTAAACGAGATCGTAAAAGGCCAGATCGCACGCATTACCAACATTACCGGTGAGGATGCGATTTCCATCCGACTGATGGAGATGGGTTTGATCGACGGTGAGCAGATCCAGTTGCTGGGAAAAGCGCCACTGGGTGACCCGCTGGAATTTGCGATTCGTGGCTATCGACTTTCTTTACGTCTGAACGAAGCCCGGTGTGTCGAGATTGAACTCGTTTAATTCAAGTCTCCCCGTTTCGACGGAAGGCCACCACTCGATCCCTCCAGCCGAAAGCGTCGCTTTCTGATTTTAAGTTCATGATCAACTCCCCTGCTACCTCACAGAAAAAAATGACGGTTGCCATTATCGGTAATCCGAATACCGGTAAAAGTACTCTGTTTAACCTGCTTTCCGGCGGACACGCTCATATCGGCAACTTTCCCGGAGTGACCGTCGAAAAGAAAGTGGGGCACGTACATTGGGAGGGGCGTGAACTGGATCTGGTTGACCTGCCGGGTACCTACAGTCTGGCTCCCCGTTCCATCGATGAGATGGTCGCTGTTGACGTACTGTTGGGACGACAGAAACAGGTCGATCAGCCCGATGCGATTATCTGTATCGCGGATGCCTCTAATCTGGAACGCAATCTGTATCTCTTCAGCCAGATTATGGATCTGACGATTCCGGTAATCCTCGTACTTAACATGTACGACCTGGCCCGCTCGCGCGGAATTGA is a window from the Gimesia benthica genome containing:
- a CDS encoding FeoA family protein, with product MTLNEIVKGQIARITNITGEDAISIRLMEMGLIDGEQIQLLGKAPLGDPLEFAIRGYRLSLRLNEARCVEIELV